TCTGGATATATGCAGAATTGAGTGTAGAGAGGTAGCAGGTCGCATTGTAGGTGTAGCAGATTTAGCATGCTAGCAACCAATGATCTGGTATGGAATGGTAATAGAATTAACTCAAATATTGCTAGATTGCAAGCATTTAATTCCTGGCAGCAGTGGCACGGTCTGAACCAGGTGCAGCAGAGGCGAAATGAAACGGTTTAGCATCAAATTAGTTCAGGATAGGAGAAGCCTAATCATGGATGACTCAAATGTAACTTGGATGCGGGTTTCATGCACAAGAGGGTATCACTTCCTTTGGGCGTCAtgttacaaataataatatggtAATTTTGTGATGGCACAAACAAGTTGGAAGAAAGTGAATACGTCAACTATTGAAGGCGAGTCTATCGCGTTACTTAAAGAAATCCGGTTGGCCAacatgaaaatttctcatcccactacccactttctcaccacacccctggaaattccatttttgcccttggtcaaaaaattcggaatgcgttttccgaatttttttagttcaaatttggaaaaaattcggaaaacacattccgaagttgtttttgaaggcaaaaaaaattcggaaaacgcattccgaatttttttaccaggggcaaaaatggaattttcaggggtgtggtgagaaagtgggtaggtgggatgagacAACATGGAATGGGAGAATGTGATTTTTGAAAGTGATTCACAAGTTCTAGTAGACTCAATTTATTCCAACTCTAGAGGTCCTTCCGAGTTTAGCAATATTGTTTCTagcattatttttaatttgtcttTACATTGTAGCTTTGAGGTGAAGTTTATTAGGCGTCAAACAAATATAATTGTCCATACTCTTGTAAGGACTGTCATTTATTGGACTAATCATCCTATTATTGAGTTTATTCCTTGTATTGAGTACTTATTGATTAATAATATGAGTTAAGTTGTTGTTTGTCTAAAAAATTGGATGGTAGTGTATCCCAAACAAATTTTATGTagagaaaatattaattatgtgTATCAAAAGAAACATTTTACAATTAGATGTTCTATGCCTAAAAAGAGTTAGATGagccaaaacaaaattaaatattctaATAATATGGATTTTTGTATAAGCTAGTAACTTTTTTGACGGCTTGTATAAgctatatattttcatttaaattcaaCAAAACTCATAGACCTGGTTGTTACTATCCAAGATTTGAACCATAGACCTCCTTCTCAAATTCATTCAGTTCAGATGTCCCAACTCAGCTACTTGAGCTATTTAACCAATCCTAATGAAGAGTACTCGTGGATTTAATGATCTTGATACATAAATTAAACATAGCACTAATGAGAATTAAGTGAAAGGAAGAAATCAACTTTGGTTTCCAAATTGCATTTGAATATCCTTGAATGAAACAGTAGCTGGTCCTCTTCGTTTCGCTTTTTATTGAGACAAATGTTCCTCCCAACCCGTCAATAATGATCGTATCGTTTATCATTAGTAGTACATTATGATTTCGAACCTCAGAAACCTAGTGTTGAATGGCTCAAAGTGAAAGTCATATGCTTTTAATGTTAATGGCCTTGATAcataaattaaaacttaaatgCCACAGGTGAGAataaaatgaaaggaaaaaaaaagttaactcTGGTTGCCAAACTGAGTCTGAATATCCTTGAAAGAAACAGTAGCAGATCCTCTTCGTTTTGGTTTCTGTTGAGAAGAATGTTCCTTCCACCCCGTCATGTATATAACCTATTTAAACATAATAATGACCATATTGATCATAATTAGTAGTACATTATTATATCAACGGGTTCAAGAAGAAAATTGTAACTACATGTAAAAGAGGACATAGCTATATAACCATATTATGAAGTAAAATATGCACGAAACTGACGAACATAAACATGTGAAGTTTGAGCATGGACCAAGAATTATTTCCTTGTACTTCTATTTTGATTACCTGGAAGGTTGCAGGTACAGTGCCATCTTCTGAAGCAAACATTGAATCATAAATAGCTGCTGTTGCTAAGGCTGTGTCCCTCTTCAGCATCTATTTCATTTATGCACAACTTTTTTTCAAGATGAGATGAAACAACATCCAAGGTTCCCCATTTGATAAAATGAAATTCTATTTAACATCTATTGCACCCATTGcaatagaaaaaagaaagaagaaaaaaactttaCCGTGTTCATTTGGGAAAGTGCATTTGTTTCACCCATTGCACGAAGATGTTCTATAAGCTCAAGGGCTGTACTAAAGAGAGATAAGAACAACCATTACAAAAATGAACCACTTAAGAACAACCGGTACAAAAATGAATCACAAGAGTAAGAAGGTTATTGAAGACGCGTACATTATAAAGAACATGTAACAACTTGAATGAATGTTATTATAACTTATTATAAAGCCACCTTTATTTACTATACGCCCATTTTAGTTAGCAATAAACATTGCCTTTATTAACTTCGTATTTGGACATCAACTAAGAAAGAATCTCAGTAGCCAATGTTTAAGGAGAACTCACAACTTGATTAATTTATGCCATGCATTTAGAATATTTCAATTTCAGAACCAAGTGGAAAACCTTACCACTTTCATATTTAACTGTATACTCGTCAACATCCACACCTGGAAGGTTGAATCCTGCCCTAGTCAAAAGATTCCCAGCATCTCGAACCTAATGGGACAAAAGGTGTTTTCAGTTCCAGCTTCACTTTTTTACTTGTAAGAAATAAACTCTTGTTTATAAAGCATTAAAGTTAAATCTAGCCAAATTAACCAAAAGATCATAAAGAGGTATGCTAGAAAGACTAATGTTACCACGGCAGATATGTGACAAACAAACTTAtgagaaatgatattttgacaGAAATTTGACACATCAATCCCCGGAGCTAATTAAGCGCATCGGTTTCTACTAGACACCCAAAAAAGTCCCCCTAAAGATGACTATGGTATCCCCGTAAATTCCCCTCAACCAATGTAAGATAACAACCTCAGAAAAATCAGCTAAGAAAATGGTAGAACAGAATTATATAACCTATGGAAATGACAAACAAAATAACTGTGTAACCGACCTTCACTAGTTAACATCCCCTGTTCACACATCATTAGCTGGTTTATTTTTCTACTTATACTAGATTTCCTCATGTAAACTCTTCAAGTGCGGGGATTAGTATTATTATGGATCAGGGGTCTAACAGAACCTTATTATTCTATATGAATGAAACACCATTACATAATTAATATTCATTCAACATGCTAATGACCTTAACTAACAAGTAAATAAGTTTTGCAATAATGCATACCTGTGCTAAAGGTGAAATTCGAGGACTGATCCCTCCCTCACGCTCCATTTGTGCTACAGTACAAGCTATTCTTAGTTCCCTGATAGCAgcaaaatgttataaaaatggtGGAGACATATATTGGTGTTGGAAATAAAggtgtaaaaatataagaagaGTCAGTGACTTTAAGGTTTCTCCTCCGAGGATAGCTGCTAAAAATAGGCCATCAGGCTTCAATGCCAACATAGACTGTGAAAGATGAAAAAATGACATTATAATAAGTGAAATATTTGTAGCATGATTTAGTGGTGTTTTTGAGATAGTAAGAAGAAACAGTGAAAGTGAAATAGAAATGAAGCCTTATAATAAGCAACATGATGTATCTGTGTGTGTGTCTGTATAAGAAAGTAAGTTTACTTGTATCATTGCTCCTGGCAGATCATTTGTCCAGTGTAGCCCCAAGCAACTAATAACCAAATCCACAGAGCTGGGAATGATACATGTATGTaatattaaatcaataaatatgaaatgcaAAGTATATAATTAAATAGAAAGCTAACTCCCACACTTTTCTTTGATAGGCAAGAATTCTTCGTCACCAACTACAAACATTGTCTCGGTGTTATCGGGGTTGTTGGATGCATGGTAATCATTTTGACAACGCTGTACCATGTCATAAGATGCATCCATGACAATAAGCTTTTGTATGGCATCtgcaatcaatcaatcaatcaattttcatattataatGTGACGCTACTGAAATGAATGTTAGTTATTTAGTTAGTACCTCGGGTGCGAAGAGAGCGAGTGATGGCTTGTAATGAGCCTCCCAAACATAAAGCAGAGGGAAAAGTCTTCTTAACATCCTAAATAGATCATAAATTGAAATTGATATTGAAATTGAGAAGTAGTAGTAATTAGAAaaatagttagttagttaggaTGGATACCTACCTGTAAGCGATCTAATAGATTATCAGCAACGGTGTGAAGTAAAGGATCGTTTTGGGGCATTAACCATGCGGCACGGTCACGCTGATTGCGTTTCAGTTGCCGATCGAAGATGTTCACTTTAGAGGTTGTTGAGAACggcgaagaagaagaagaagaagaagaggaactGCGAAAGAGGGAGAATAGTGTTCTTCTCATCATTTCCACTTTCTTTCGAGACTACTCCAATCGAGAATCACTCTTCACTTCCAATATCTCATCTCGTCTCATCTGCTTCGCCTCCTTCAACTCTTTTCTtcactttcattttctattctcaatttttttatgtttattactcttttttttctttttgtttgtgaattcattttttattagtttaatcataaaaatatatatttttttcaatagttTAATGACTATTTaaaattagagttttttttttttttctatcaaaaaaaaaaattagagtttttttttctccttaattTAGTTGACAGACACATTGTATTATACATGTAGAGCCGGCTTTGAAATTCGAACACTCCacttctcttaaaaaaaaagttgagaaTTTTTACTTTTGTACTATGAACTAGTCTAGTCTACAGTGACATTAGGAAATCTACTTGAGTGAAGATATTAAgtggattaaaaaaaaacactctttggcctttatatttatttattttaaaaaaagtaataatatccGACATAGTGTAGGCCACTTCCGCATGTAAGTTgagaagaaaaaggaaggaGAACGAACATGATGTCGTTCCAATGCTCTTACTCCTCCTCTTCAGTTCACCACCAGTACTCTATTATCAGCTGCATAACCCCAATAATTCCCACTCTCAAACTCAATAACAGATTCAAAATTCATGCAAAATCAAATTCAGATGCTGCACAATCCACTTCAACCTCCTTTCTCTCCTTTCTCTGTCCCTTGCTCAAGCTTTTCTCTGTAACTTTTCTAAACTATCTCTatgttacatttatttattatattcttAATGTTTCTCATCTTATGCCTCTCTCTGCCTTGCCAGGGAGGAGATCCTTCTCGACAACGTAATTTCGCTTTAGAGGTGACCTCACCTCACCTCACCTCACCTCACCTCACCCTTTTACTAAATAATTCAATTTAGTTTTGGTCCCTTTATTTTCTCTCATTCATCATTTTCATTCAAATCCCACCATTTTGCTCAAACAAAATGGTATTCATTCAGACCCTTTGCAAATCAACCCGACCCTTACCCTTGAGGTATTCATTCAACAATGTTTCGCAAACAAAATGTTATTCTTGTATTTGGGACAAAAATCCTGAATGAAGCAAAATACAGGGACCAAAATTGTAGTGTAGTATCTAATTGAGGGACCAAAATAGAGGGACCAAGTACctttttttatatgataaaaTGTTCTTTTGTCCCTGCGATAGAGTTGTGCGCTTTGTCAAATTGACTAATCTTTTTGAGTTTTCATGGTGATGATGATTCATGATGATAGCTAGCAACATCTTCCTTGGCCAGCACATCAAGGTTTGCATGGGGAACAAAATCCGTAGTTGAGAATGCAGCTAGTAAAGAGATAGATTCAAATCCTCCTCTTAGTTTACAGCTTTTTGAATTTGGTATGTTTTTTAGCATAAGCATCAGGCTTGATCTCACTGTTGATAATGCTATACCTTGATACAAAAAGTTTCTTTCTTTTACCAGTCCTACAACTAAACCTTTATTCAACTTAACATTTTCTCAACCTTTTATATTATTGTGGTTTTCACTACTGTTATTTATTAATCATAAAAGTTTGTAATTGTCCCTTATTTAAAATCTTTCAAACTATTTGTCAACAGAGGCATGCCCATTTTGTAGAAGGGTACGAGAGGCAATGACTGAACTAGATCTTTCTGTAGAGGTTAGCTGCAGATTCACCACATTCAATGTCTTTATTGTTCTTTTGAGTGAGTTTTGTCTTCACATTGAGGCACTATTATTCATTGCCATCATAACAGGCTCCATGGTTTTGGGATCTTTGTCTACAACAGTTGAATCTAGTGTGTTAGCTTTTCAACATTTAATCCTTATGCTATCAAGTATGAAACACTGACTCTGACATGGATACCAAACACGGCACTGGCACGTTCACATCAGTAATAACTTGAGAAAATAGAAgtaattgaatgtaaccacacgtgtcagtgtcgtgtcgaTATCCGAGATTGGACACACCTTCAATCTGAAGTACACCAACTCCTATCGGACCGCTGCTATTCAAATGAATTTCAAGATAATTTGATTTAATGTCTTATGTCATACTTATCAATGACATGAGAATTGATTTATGGTGACTTCTTTCTATCAGTTCCCCTAATATATTAACACTGTTGGTGTTATCAATAGGTTTATCCTTGTCCTAAGGGTTCTGTAAGACACAGAGAGGTGGTCAGAAAAACTGGTGGCAAAGAGATGTATGCTGTTCTTcatgatattttttgtttctttttatctaTTGAGTGTTGCTGATTTTATTACAGTATTATTCATGATTGTTGTAAATCAAAAGCTGTTTTTTTTAGGATAGTCTGTTAGGAACCAAAAACAAATTCTGAGTTTCCTGAGAGATGAGAAAAAAGGTAAAGGGAAAAGAGGAAGAATACTTCTGCAGTGTTTATTAACGAGAATCTCTTCTTCCAAGAGTACTCTGAGATGGAATATAAAGGAGTTATCACTctattgtttggatattttatgTTAGAATGGAGAAAAATACTTGCTTCATCCCATTCCCTGCAAATTGAAGGGGGTAAAAAGTGGGATGCTTGATGAAATGAGATGAAATGCACTCCACCATGTTCCATTctatttcaagtttcaacctattttaacaaatcaaacaatggAATCTACTTTGATTCCGTTCCATCCCATACTGCCAATCTAACTTAACCGAACCCTTTCCTATAGTTAAGCTAATACTAAGTTTTCAAATTGTAACAAATCAGTGTGTCTCCTATTTTACCCTCTCGTCCAATTTAAGCTAGTTCCCTACATTTAACACTAACCACCCAAAAATAACCATTCTAACTAACTCTCTGGCCATACAAGTATCTCAgctcatttattttatattatgttgATTGATCATGGTAAAACAAGTTCAATAGAACTTACATGTTGATTTCCATTACATTTTTGTTGCGTATTTGCATTTTCAACATATTCATTACTCGTTGATAAATTTGATGTTTTCATtatctttaaaaatattttgtttgtttaaaatATGTCACTATGTTGTTTTTGTAGGTTTCCTTTTCTCATTGATCAAAATAGCGGCGTTTCTATGTATGAAAGTGGTAAGAAAGGAAGCTTTCTCATTCTTTCTCCAAATTCATAGTTGTTAGTTAGTTTCGATTCATTCATCTCAATGGCTTATTATTCTTCTTCTCCCCTCCACATTTTCTTACCTAAGTTTCCAATTATGTTCCTGTGTCAGTTATGTTTGTAAATGATTTTGTGTATTTTCTTGGTTTCTTGCTGTAGGGGATATTGTAAAATACTTGTTCGAGAGATATGGAGAAGGTAGAAGTCCATCATTGGGGCTTCTAGAGAGGTATAGAatgtaaatctttttttttttgaatgagtacataaaatattattaataacatTTTAGGGGAGGAAAACTGAGTTCAATATTCACCACACAAATTTGCTGCATTTATAGGTTAGGAGGGATTATAATATTTATTGGTATATTTGTTTGAAAGCATATTAGCCTTCAACTAAGTTGCGTAACATGCCTTTGACATAAGCATGCCTTTGACATAAGCAGTATATTCCTCATCTTAGGCAACATAAGTGATGATTGTGAATATTGTGTGTTGAAAATGTCTCATAATTTACCGATAAGTGGGCAGGCCACTCGAGCAGGACTGCATCCCTAGCTTATAAACACAAGTTGTATTTTGTAAACCCTAAGCTTGTATTTTGTCTCTAACTACTTCGAAGTTAGAGACGTAGACACGATTGACCGAACTCTGTGATCAAATATTGTATGTTCTCTGTGCTTTTTTCCGTATCTTTATACTTTTGAACTGGGTTGTTGTTCTAACATTGTGACAAAGAGATGATGAACCATTACCAAACACTGTCTATCCTGAGCGTTACTGCATGTTTCATGGTTTTCATCCATATATATGTTTGACTTATTTGCGCTTAATAACCATTCATGTGCAGCACTATTTTCACGGGATGGATGCCTACACTTCTACGAGCAGGTAGAGGAATGACATTGTGGGAACGTTCTAGGGTTGACCTTCCTCCTAGAAAGCTGGAGCTTTTCTCATACGAAAATAACCCGGTACGATAATACTTTTATGTCTCCAATTTGTGGAGGAAATGCAAAAATGCAGAGGACTGTGTCTGTGTCTGTCTAGTTGTGCTGTGAGAAAAGTTGCTTTTGAATGAATGTGAAGTGGGTTAAGTTTAGATATGTTCACGTAAAAGTgggtgaaaaaataaatttgagagTAAAAATCACATTTGGAGTTAAAAACTACAAATCTTAGCTTCAAGTTAAAATCAACTCTATTGGCAAAATTAATTCTAAACAAATCACCGAAACATGTCAAAATCGATTTTATGTGTCTCAAATCACTTTTGTATCCCCCTACCGTGAAACCAAACACACATCTATCTTGTCAACCTTGATGGAAAAAGACATTCATATAATGTGCTCAAGTCATGCATTTGATTTCTAACAAGGGTTAATATGTAGGATCAGAAATGTTTTGCTATAATTGTCATGTTTTGAACTTGTGATTTAGCAGTCTTTATGTACAATCAAATATCTCTCTCTCACTTTGATGTTGGGTATATTTTTTGTTCTAACTTTATACATTTCAATTTTCTAGAACGCTCGAATTGTGCGTGAGGCCTTATGCGAGTTGGAACTTCCTTACATTCTTCAAAATGTAGGAGAAGGATCCCGCCGAATGAAGTTACTCTTGGAGGCCTCTGGATCAAAAGAGGTAAGAATTTTATTAGCTTATAAGTTTATCCTAAAAAAATTGCTTCTGGGTTTAATTGAAATCAAATTTCTATGCTTCTAGATCTTTTGGTTATTTGTCTACAATTTGAAGTTCTGGAATTGTTTTGCTGCCATATATCACACTATATTTGTAGTTGTACTGAACTAGGCACCATTTTCTCAAGGACAATTTGGCGTAGTAAAAAGAAAATGCAAGGTTATATTCGATTGGAAAATACATTCAAATGTAAAGTGAACTGCTCATTTTAGAAGAGCTAAAAAAGTAGATAACCGGTTATGTCGAATAATGTTCCGAATAATAATTGAATATCTTGCTAGTCTTTTTCTAATATTTCCTGGTCATGTtgtaatttatcaatttaaacCCTAAGATGAATATGATAATTGTCCTCTGCAGGTTCCTTACTTTGTTGATCACAACACTGGATTTCAATCTGGGGACTACAAGATGATCTTACCTTATTTGTTTGAAACCTATTCATCGGCTAATTTATAATTTCCACATTCTACAAATGAAAAACTTTTGTGCTTTCAAGTCATTACAAAGCCTGTTTAATGTTGTATTATTATGTGATAAACAAAATCACAGGTACATGTAAtagaaaaattgtaaataatttcCTATACAAAAAGGTTAAGTCGAATAACTTTTTATTTGGAGTTGTGACCAAGCAAGCTTCTCTTGACATTGTTTTCTAGATATTCGGGAAGATTTTTTTTGCCATTTGGAGTGGTTAGACCTCTTGTTTAGTGGCTGTATTGTgccaaaaagaaggaaaattaaCACAACTTTGGTTATGAGCATCTGCAGAACTCTGTTCAACctattttgtgtgtgtttggTATGTACATATAGTATAATGTCCTACCAAACTAAGTTCACGAGAATATCACGGACTGAGCTAAGGTCACGGGAACATCACAGACATGCACTTTAATcctttattactattatttgaTTCTTGATGTCCAACtaaacataataattttataagcaCTCAAATCAAATATAATGTATCTCAATTTCTtgtcaataaaaaaacaaagctTAGTAGCTTTCTGGTCATAATCATATGGGGCCAAAATTGTTTCcttcatatttaattaatatattttccaTTATGTCACATAATAAAATCATTTCTGGTTGGCACCTTACCTGCTTCTTTTCTTCCTTTTGTAGTCATCCCCTCCGTTACAACGTGTCACTATTGGTACATATTatagtttaaactttaaatatacaaatttttaattatttgacaTAGAAGACTATGTCTATACTCCTATAACATGGTAATTAAAGttcaaattttggctaaaagaAGTATTTAAATAAATGTTCAACACGTCTTAAATAGATTATCTCTACTAAAAAGATCTTTatagaaaaacaattacaaCCAAGTGTTGAATAAGATAACTTTAATTAGAGtcaaacatttttaataatggtatccaaaaaaaacatttttaataattccatatttataattaatttattgtataaaaaatctttacaaCTAATCTAATCTTTATATATACAGTTAACAGTTATACACCATGACATGACTCCTCCATAATCTCCAATCCATTCAAACACCAAATGTTAGGTGTTCTGTTCTCTACCAAATAATTCCTTTAGTTGGTGCAATCCAATTATCCAAATAATATTTGACACCTCAAAAATCAATATCATCAATCCTTTGTCATCAACTTCTGAATCTTACACATATTCTATTCCCTTTCACTTTACTCTCAAGCAAATTCACATCTCCAATTTCCAACAAACACCTCTCTCACAACACAcataaaatcttcaaaatcaaACTCATTTCATCTATCTACACCACACCCTTAACACTTGAGATTCAAAAACAAACAcagattatttttttcttctatcaaAAAAAACATGAGATCCAAAACACAACTCTCATGCAATCTTAAACTAGTCATAATCTCTCTAgtgtttctctttttcttcatcatGCTATTCAAATCATCAACATTCTCATTTTCTCAACCACCCACAACTACCTCAAACACCAACGACCTCTCAATAATTTCATcacaagaaacagaaaaaacaacaaaattaccAGATTGCCCTTCACTCCCTTTAACACCAACATGCACAAAAAATCCTCCATCATTAGCCAGTGCATTAATCCATTATGCAACCACAAATATCACACCACAACAAACAATTAAAGAGATTTCAGTCTCAGCcaaaattcttcaaaaaaaatcaccTTGCAACTTTTTAGTTTTTGGATTAGGCCATGATAGTTTAATGTGGACATCATTAAACTACGGTGGCCGGACCGTTTTCCTCGAAGAAGACAAATCATGGATcgaacaaattcaaacaaagTTCCCGAGTTTAGAATCACACCATGTTGTGTATGATACAAAAGTGCATCAAAGTGATGAACTAATGAGAAGTGGAATGGAACAAGAGGATTGCAAAAAAGTTAGTGACCCAAGATTTTCAAAATGTGAATTAGCACATAAAGGTTTTCCAAGTGAAGTTTATGATATTGAATGGGATGTGATCATGGTGGATGCGCCAACAGGGTACTTCGAGGGTGCGCCGGGGAGGATGAGTGCGATTTACACGGCAGGTTTGATTGCTAGGAACAGAGAAAATGGTGACACTGATGTGTTTGTTCATGATGTTGATAGAAAAATTGAGGATAAATTTTCAAAGACTTTTCTTTGTGAAGGTTATTTGGTGGAACAAGAAGGAAGGATTAGGCACTTCAATATACCAAGTCATAGGGCTCGTTTGGGTAGACCATTTTGTCCATGAAATTTATTTGTTAtcatttttttactcaaacatTCTGCTATATTAGTTTAAAATCATATATGTCTTTGCTTTTTGGGATACATGTtatatgaataaatttaaagattttttatttgctAATAGAATTTAAAGACTTTTGTCCCGTCAACTTTAGTTCagagtatatatatatcaagCTGTGGTTTGAATCCTTAATAAAGAATTTTGCTATTGAGATAATGAGATAAAGAGTTGTTTTATTGGAAGGGCAAACCAATTATTAAATTCATTTTGTGTataagggtttttttttttttttttgggtacaatgtagtatatatatatatataagtgtattttttcttttgcttaAGGTATATAAGTGTATTTAATATTGAGTTTTTATAATCGAAGGTCAATCGATAGTCTTAATAAgaaatatatttcaaaagaGTAATATATGTATCTAAAATTATTTGAAGGTCAATCAATAGCATTaataagaaatatatttttaaaaaataattaatatatttaaaatttgtatagAGTTTTACAGGGACAAACAAATTTTCTAAAAAGCCTTATAGAGAGAGAGTTTCATATAGGGTGTGTTtagtaagtccaataagctagcttattgaactagcttataagtttgtttgaaaaaaataaaagtgtttggtaaaaagcttttctcacgagcttatagctttttttgagatgctatttcaagtagcgtttgagcttataacttataactttttacagttttttccaTTTCCATGAGTTTTATGGGATTGGTTTTCAAACAACAAAAGTCAATATACTAGTTATTTTGGAAATTATCGTGAATCATAACActttatgaaatattttttatttgtattcaCAAACTTACTTTCTCAACAATACTTACGATGACCAAGGATATTGAGCACTATGAGTATACTCTCAACATGAAACAATTTACATCGGTTGAAAAATCTTCATGGAGATTGGATCAAGCTTAACAGTGATGGAGCATACAAGGATTCAATAAACATTGCAGGTTGTGGTGATTTTTTTCGAGACTCATATGGTCGATGGCTAAAAGGGTATACACAAAGGATTGGAGATTGTGATGACCTTCATGCTGAAATGTGGAAAATGTATACATATATGGAAATGGCGAGAAGACAAGGGTATACACATCTTACAGTGGAAAGTGACTCCAAGCTTCTGATTTATATGGTAACGGGAAGGTGCAAGCTCAATGGAAACACTCATATCTTGGTTAATtgtaggggtgtgcaaaaaatttggttatccttaaccaaattactaaccaatccatatccaattttagtttgcaaaatccaattaaaaaaaaaaccacaccactccaataaaaaaacaccaattataaaccataaccacattttgtaatttggtttggaattggtttgaaaatttaggcccaatagctaatttaggcccaatcttcaattttttaaaattctttattatataataaaataattaattaaaagaggggtggaggaccggtggtcaaccggtggtcaacgcc
This portion of the Trifolium pratense cultivar HEN17-A07 linkage group LG3, ARS_RC_1.1, whole genome shotgun sequence genome encodes:
- the LOC123916540 gene encoding putative methyltransferase At1g22800, mitochondrial yields the protein MMRRTLFSLFRSSSSSSSSSSPFSTTSKVNIFDRQLKRNQRDRAAWLMPQNDPLLHTVADNLLDRLQDVKKTFPSALCLGGSLQAITRSLRTRDAIQKLIVMDASYDMVQRCQNDYHASNNPDNTETMFVVGDEEFLPIKENSVDLVISCLGLHWTNDLPGAMIQSMLALKPDGLFLAAILGGETLKELRIACTVAQMEREGGISPRISPLAQVRDAGNLLTRAGFNLPGVDVDEYTVKYESALELIEHLRAMGETNALSQMNTMLKRDTALATAAIYDSMFASEDGTVPATFQVIYMTGWKEHSSQQKPKRRGSATVSFKDIQTQFGNQS
- the LOC123917430 gene encoding uncharacterized protein LOC123917430, translating into MMSFQCSYSSSSVHHQYSIISCITPIIPTLKLNNRFKIHAKSNSDAAQSTSTSFLSFLCPLLKLFSGGDPSRQRNFALELATSSLASTSRFAWGTKSVVENAASKEIDSNPPLSLQLFEFEACPFCRRVREAMTELDLSVEVYPCPKGSVRHREVVRKTGGKEMFPFLIDQNSGVSMYESGDIVKYLFERYGEGRSPSLGLLESTIFTGWMPTLLRAGRGMTLWERSRVDLPPRKLELFSYENNPNARIVREALCELELPYILQNVGEGSRRMKLLLEASGSKEVPYFVDHNTGFQSGDYKMILPYLFETYSSANL
- the LOC123918724 gene encoding glucuronoxylan 4-O-methyltransferase 3-like, with translation MRSKTQLSCNLKLVIISLVFLFFFIMLFKSSTFSFSQPPTTTSNTNDLSIISSQETEKTTKLPDCPSLPLTPTCTKNPPSLASALIHYATTNITPQQTIKEISVSAKILQKKSPCNFLVFGLGHDSLMWTSLNYGGRTVFLEEDKSWIEQIQTKFPSLESHHVVYDTKVHQSDELMRSGMEQEDCKKVSDPRFSKCELAHKGFPSEVYDIEWDVIMVDAPTGYFEGAPGRMSAIYTAGLIARNRENGDTDVFVHDVDRKIEDKFSKTFLCEGYLVEQEGRIRHFNIPSHRARLGRPFCP